A genome region from Piliocolobus tephrosceles isolate RC106 chromosome 8, ASM277652v3, whole genome shotgun sequence includes the following:
- the SSMEM1 gene encoding serine-rich single-pass membrane protein 1 yields MGDLFSLFSEVDPPPIPLNCAIPNQDYECWKDDSCGTIGNFLLWYFVIVFVLMFFSRASVWMSEDKKDEGSGTSTSVKKASKETSYKWQSKDGAWDPSQTMKKPKQNQLTPVTNSEVALVNAYLEQRRARRQSQFNEVNQNQHDSDTTESGSEKSNSEASSWKESESEHHPSPDGIKRRKMAQRQRNLGSHQMSERHCLHCKAMRTNEWLVHHSQQKASVTPPMKGDSQEESSISDINTKFSKF; encoded by the exons ATGGGAgaccttttttccttattttcggAGGTAGATCCTCCCCCCATACCTTTAAATTGTGCCATTCCAAATCAGGATTATGAATGCTGGAAGGATGACTCTTGTGGGACCATAGGGAACTTCCTGCTTTGGTATTTTGTCATTGTATTTGTCCTGATGTTCTTCTCTAGGGCTTCTGTCTGG ATGTCTGAGGATAAAAAGGATGAAGGCAGTGGGACAAGTACTTCAGTAAAGAAAG CAAGCAAAGAGACTTCCTACAAGTGGCAAAGCAAAGACGGTGCCTGGGATCCCTCACAGACAATGAAGAAACCAAAGCAGAACCAACTTACTCCTGTAACCAACTCAGAAGTAGCTTTGGTCAATGCCTATCTTGAACAAAGACGAGCCAGGCGCCAGTCTCAGTTCAATGAGGTGAATCAGAACCAACATGACAGTGATACTACGGAGAGTGGCAGTGAAAAATCTAACTCAGAAGCCTCCTCGTGGAAGGAGAGTGAAAGTGAACACCACCCATCACCAGACGGTATTAAGAGGAGAAAAATGGCTCAGAGGCAAAGGAATCTGGGAAGTCACCAAATGAGTGAAAGGCACTGCCTCCACTGCAAAGCCATGAGAACCAATGAATGGTTGGTGCACCATTCCCAACAAAAGGCTTCAGTAACACCGCCAATGAAAGGAGACAGTCAAGAGGAAAGTTCCATATCTGACATTAACACGAAATTtagtaaattttga